A DNA window from Acidimicrobiia bacterium contains the following coding sequences:
- a CDS encoding response regulator transcription factor, which produces MPPRHHIAVLLVDDHAMVAEALVHTLGDERDFEVVGRAGTARRALELVQQHTPDVVVVDSELPDATGADLARDVRAHRPATVVIALGNSEDVATRDAVVEAGAVAYVSKAEPVDALTDAIRSAAASGEAAATRRALDGTRLAAASQLTPREREVPDLLAEGLSTEEIVARLVLSPHTVRNHVRRILTKLDAHSRLEAVAIAARTGIIRLAKAPSDRR; this is translated from the coding sequence ATGCCGCCGCGCCACCACATCGCCGTGCTCCTGGTCGATGATCATGCGATGGTCGCCGAGGCGCTCGTGCACACGTTGGGGGACGAGCGCGACTTCGAGGTCGTGGGTCGGGCGGGCACGGCGCGCCGCGCGCTCGAGCTCGTCCAGCAGCACACGCCCGACGTCGTGGTCGTCGACTCCGAGCTGCCGGACGCGACCGGCGCGGATCTCGCGCGTGACGTCCGTGCCCACCGACCGGCGACGGTCGTCATCGCGCTGGGCAACTCGGAAGACGTCGCGACGCGCGACGCCGTCGTCGAGGCCGGTGCTGTCGCGTACGTCTCCAAGGCCGAGCCGGTCGACGCGTTGACCGACGCGATCCGCAGCGCGGCGGCCTCGGGTGAGGCCGCGGCGACGCGTCGTGCACTCGACGGCACGCGTCTCGCCGCTGCGTCACAGCTGACCCCCCGCGAGCGCGAGGTGCCCGATCTGCTCGCGGAGGGGCTCTCGACCGAGGAGATCGTTGCGCGTCTCGTGCTGAGCCCGCACACGGTCCGCAATCACGTCCGCCGGATCCTGACCAAGCTCGACGCGCACTCGCGTCTCGAGGCCGTCGCGATCGCGGCGCGGACGGGCATCATCCGGTTGGCGAAGGCGCCCTCCGACCGTCGATGA
- a CDS encoding SMP-30/gluconolactonase/LRE family protein, translating into MSSQIVATGVRFGEGPVWCGDGTLVVTSVCDGMLLRVDVSSGEVTAVADTAGGPNAAYPASDGGFVVTQNGGLDFSQMGDTVGTFADAGYRPVEPGLQRVDPDGRVSYLARGGFRAPNDLVCDAQGTVLFTDPYHFLRAPAEGRVWAYAPDGSTRVVAGGFAYCNGIALEPDGTLVVVEQRGLMRVLADGEREWVVEHLGPGGGDGFCVDAEGRFYVASTSEHGVRVVEPDGTEVEFLAIPGSGVTTNCCFGGDDLRTLFATDAVPGHVVAWEHMPTPGLPLHPWPAPAR; encoded by the coding sequence GTGTCGAGCCAGATCGTCGCGACCGGTGTGCGCTTCGGTGAGGGACCCGTGTGGTGCGGGGACGGCACGCTCGTCGTGACGAGCGTGTGCGACGGCATGCTGCTGCGCGTCGACGTGTCGAGCGGCGAGGTGACGGCCGTCGCCGACACCGCGGGCGGGCCGAACGCCGCGTACCCCGCGAGCGACGGTGGGTTCGTCGTCACCCAGAACGGCGGGCTCGACTTCTCGCAGATGGGTGACACCGTCGGCACGTTCGCCGACGCGGGCTACCGGCCCGTCGAACCCGGGCTGCAGCGCGTCGATCCCGACGGGCGCGTCTCGTACCTCGCCCGCGGCGGGTTCCGGGCGCCGAACGACCTCGTGTGCGACGCGCAGGGGACGGTGCTCTTCACGGACCCGTACCACTTCCTGCGCGCGCCCGCCGAGGGACGCGTGTGGGCGTACGCACCCGACGGCTCGACGCGCGTCGTCGCCGGCGGGTTCGCGTACTGCAACGGGATCGCGCTGGAGCCGGACGGCACGCTCGTCGTCGTCGAGCAGCGCGGGCTGATGCGTGTGCTCGCCGACGGTGAGCGCGAGTGGGTGGTCGAGCACCTCGGGCCGGGCGGTGGCGACGGGTTCTGCGTCGACGCCGAGGGCCGGTTCTACGTCGCGTCGACGAGTGAGCACGGCGTGCGCGTCGTCGAGCCGGACGGTACCGAGGTGGAGTTCCTCGCGATCCCCGGCAGCGGCGTGACGACGAACTGCTGCTTCGGCGGCGACGACCTGCGCACGCTGTTCGCGACCGACGCCGTCCCCGGCCACGTCGTCGCGTGGGAGCACATGCCGACGCCCGGCCTTCCCCTCCACCCCTGGCCCGCACCCGCCCGGTAG
- a CDS encoding mannosyltransferase family protein: MTTALTDLRERVRAPSPVSRPPLPVKHRRPLTRPVVAYVVSRLLVFATVAIVTLAGRADPGKGPWPTLPGPRVPFLRALGRWDSAWYLAIVRHGYRVESSPPKGHASNAFFPLYPMLVRGVSDVTRLSPLIVGVILTTIFGGVATVFVWLVANRLAGRQVADRAAILFCFFPGAFALSMAYAEALLVLACAVSLLALLDRRWLLAGVAAAVATATRPNAVAIVLACAAAAFVAWRHERDIRAWIAPLLAPVGGLAYFTFQYARTGDFMAWFHAERNNWQDHLDPGVTAFKRIWQTITGPAPSLHAGGLNVQVVAVGIVLGVVGIVFLLQWRPPLPVTLFGLGVIVMACTSVNVGPRPRLLLPAFPVAIAVARGVRGKAFVVLAVVSAIGMAVLTGITVASLAATP; the protein is encoded by the coding sequence TTGACGACGGCCCTCACGGACCTGCGCGAGCGCGTTCGCGCACCGTCCCCGGTCAGTCGCCCGCCGCTGCCGGTCAAGCACCGGCGACCGCTGACCCGGCCGGTGGTCGCGTACGTCGTCTCGCGCCTGCTCGTCTTCGCGACGGTCGCAATCGTCACGCTCGCGGGCCGCGCCGATCCGGGAAAGGGGCCGTGGCCCACGCTGCCGGGTCCGCGCGTGCCGTTCCTCCGCGCGCTCGGACGCTGGGACAGCGCGTGGTACCTCGCGATCGTGCGTCACGGCTACCGCGTCGAGTCGTCGCCGCCGAAGGGCCACGCGAGCAACGCGTTCTTCCCGCTCTACCCGATGCTCGTCCGCGGCGTCTCCGACGTCACCCGTCTCTCGCCATTGATCGTCGGCGTCATCCTCACGACGATCTTCGGCGGCGTCGCGACCGTCTTCGTCTGGCTCGTCGCGAACCGTCTCGCCGGCCGCCAGGTCGCGGACCGCGCGGCGATCCTGTTCTGCTTCTTCCCGGGCGCGTTCGCGCTGTCGATGGCGTACGCCGAGGCGTTGCTCGTCCTCGCGTGCGCGGTGAGCCTCCTCGCGCTGCTCGACCGGCGCTGGCTCCTGGCCGGCGTCGCCGCGGCGGTCGCGACGGCGACGCGGCCCAACGCGGTCGCCATCGTCCTCGCGTGTGCAGCCGCCGCGTTCGTGGCGTGGCGCCACGAACGCGACATTCGCGCGTGGATCGCGCCACTGCTGGCACCCGTCGGTGGTCTCGCCTACTTCACGTTCCAGTACGCGCGAACCGGTGACTTCATGGCGTGGTTCCACGCCGAGCGCAACAACTGGCAGGACCACCTCGACCCCGGCGTGACCGCGTTCAAGCGCATCTGGCAGACGATCACCGGCCCCGCGCCGTCCCTCCACGCGGGCGGCCTCAACGTCCAGGTCGTCGCGGTGGGCATCGTGCTGGGCGTCGTCGGCATCGTGTTCCTGCTCCAGTGGCGCCCGCCGCTGCCCGTCACCCTGTTCGGTCTCGGCGTGATCGTCATGGCGTGCACCTCGGTGAACGTCGGCCCGCGCCCGCGCCTGCTGCTGCCCGCGTTCCCCGTCGCGATCGCGGTCGCGCGCGGCGTGCGCGGCAAGGCGTTCGTCGTCCTCGCGGTCGTCAGCGCGATCGGGATGGCGGTGCTGACCGGGATCACGGTCGCGTCGCTCGCCGCGACCCCGTGA
- a CDS encoding nitroreductase family protein has product MTEPRFFDVVRTLRAHRAFTDEPVDDAVVERVLETATYAPSAENSQPWQFVVVRDESLRTRIGELTRRAWEAHGRDFERGRIPDTMLADVDRGATGGVAGAPVLVVVCGDTSFCLEPVLEASVYPAVQNLLLAAHALGLGSALTTLATGFDAELRELLALPDHVRALAVVPLGHPARTLGPPRREPVAGKTHRDRFGTPWR; this is encoded by the coding sequence GTGACCGAGCCGCGCTTCTTCGACGTCGTGCGGACGTTGCGCGCGCACCGAGCCTTCACGGACGAGCCCGTCGACGACGCGGTCGTCGAGCGCGTGCTCGAGACGGCGACGTACGCACCGAGCGCCGAGAACAGCCAGCCGTGGCAGTTCGTCGTCGTGCGCGACGAGTCGCTCCGCACGCGCATCGGCGAGCTCACACGGCGGGCGTGGGAGGCGCACGGGCGCGACTTCGAGCGGGGCCGCATCCCCGACACGATGCTCGCGGACGTCGACCGCGGCGCGACCGGTGGCGTCGCCGGCGCACCTGTGCTCGTCGTTGTGTGCGGCGACACCTCGTTCTGTCTGGAGCCGGTGCTCGAGGCGTCCGTCTACCCCGCCGTGCAGAACCTGCTGCTCGCCGCGCACGCGCTCGGACTCGGTTCGGCGCTCACGACGCTCGCGACGGGATTCGACGCCGAGCTCCGCGAGCTGCTCGCCCTGCCGGACCACGTGCGCGCGCTCGCCGTCGTGCCGCTCGGGCATCCCGCCCGCACGCTCGGCCCGCCGCGTCGCGAGCCGGTCGCGGGCAAGACGCACCGCGACCGCTTCGGCACGCCCTGGCGCTAG
- a CDS encoding DUF6282 family protein codes for MATVDLTGAADLHCHFGPDAHRERSVDAYDAARDAAAAGHAAIVLKSHDYPTAALATIVDRLVDGVRVFGGICCDREVGGLNPAAVEAALLIGAKVVWLPTLSSRQDQVNGIGAQLGIPGPGLTVTNPHSDELLPETLEIMQLVAAHDAILATGHVSAQEHFAVAEEFAGRGKVVVTHAMEELAGPNLSVEQCVELADLGATIELCALTCLGNIATRSPADIAACARAVGIDRVTLATDYGQKANPRPAEGFAQFAGALADAGLTGDEIRTMACTNPRRLLGV; via the coding sequence ATGGCGACGGTCGACCTCACGGGTGCAGCGGACCTGCACTGCCACTTCGGGCCGGACGCACACCGCGAGCGTTCCGTCGACGCCTACGACGCGGCGCGTGACGCGGCCGCGGCCGGCCACGCCGCGATCGTGTTGAAGTCGCACGACTACCCGACCGCGGCGCTCGCGACGATCGTCGACCGCCTCGTCGACGGTGTGCGCGTGTTCGGTGGGATCTGCTGCGACCGCGAGGTCGGTGGTCTGAACCCCGCGGCCGTCGAAGCCGCGCTGCTGATCGGCGCGAAGGTCGTGTGGCTGCCGACGTTGTCCAGCCGGCAGGACCAGGTCAACGGGATCGGCGCACAGCTCGGCATCCCCGGTCCCGGACTCACCGTCACGAACCCCCACTCGGACGAGCTGCTGCCCGAGACGCTCGAGATCATGCAGCTCGTCGCCGCGCACGACGCCATCCTCGCGACCGGTCATGTGAGCGCGCAGGAGCACTTCGCGGTGGCCGAGGAGTTCGCGGGGCGCGGCAAGGTCGTCGTGACGCACGCGATGGAGGAGCTCGCGGGCCCGAACCTCTCGGTCGAGCAGTGCGTCGAGCTCGCCGATCTCGGTGCGACCATCGAGCTGTGCGCGCTGACGTGTCTGGGGAACATCGCGACGCGCTCCCCCGCCGACATCGCGGCATGTGCGCGCGCGGTCGGCATCGACCGGGTCACGCTCGCGACCGACTACGGGCAGAAGGCGAACCCACGCCCGGCCGAAGGGTTCGCGCAGTTCGCCGGCGCGCTCGCGGACGCGGGTCTGACGGGCGACGAGATCCGCACGATGGCGTGCACGAACCCGCGCCGGCTCCTCGGCGTGTAG
- a CDS encoding Gfo/Idh/MocA family oxidoreductase, which translates to MSPQPGAVVIGTGFGARVHVPALRAAGFDVVALVGTDRERTQRRATRLGVAVASTSVEDALALDGVDAVTIATPPSTHARLAIAALRAGKHVVCEKPFALDVVEAAAMLEEAEAAGVTALVGHEFRWATDRAVLGRAIAEGVIGEPRFATLVQFTPLVADPAGRMPAWWFEPGAGGGWLGASGSHAADQVRTWLGEFDTLSASLRVVSARDVGAEDSFTIRFTLESGVDGVLQQTAGAWGEPTGITRVAGSDGTLWIDDGVVRLADRLGEQVVPVPPDLALPAASPSDDPRERFTHLELGPYTRLCEVLRAGVEGRPLEAAVPVPTFADGFACMQVLDAVRRSDARGGDRVPVKSGV; encoded by the coding sequence ATGTCTCCGCAGCCGGGCGCGGTCGTCATCGGGACGGGCTTCGGCGCGCGCGTGCACGTGCCCGCGCTGCGGGCCGCCGGGTTCGACGTCGTCGCCCTCGTCGGCACCGATCGCGAGCGCACGCAGCGGCGGGCCACCCGACTCGGCGTCGCGGTCGCGTCGACCTCGGTCGAGGACGCGTTGGCGCTCGACGGCGTCGACGCGGTCACGATCGCGACGCCGCCGTCGACGCACGCGCGCCTGGCCATCGCGGCGTTGCGTGCGGGCAAGCACGTGGTGTGCGAGAAGCCGTTCGCGCTCGACGTCGTGGAGGCTGCCGCGATGCTGGAGGAGGCGGAGGCGGCCGGCGTCACGGCGCTCGTCGGGCACGAGTTCCGGTGGGCGACGGACCGCGCGGTGCTCGGCCGCGCGATCGCGGAGGGTGTGATCGGCGAGCCCCGCTTCGCGACGCTCGTGCAGTTCACGCCCCTCGTGGCCGACCCCGCCGGCCGCATGCCCGCATGGTGGTTCGAGCCCGGTGCGGGCGGTGGCTGGCTCGGTGCATCGGGTTCGCACGCGGCCGACCAGGTGCGGACGTGGCTCGGTGAGTTCGACACGCTGAGCGCGTCCTTGCGCGTCGTCTCCGCGCGTGACGTCGGCGCGGAGGACTCGTTCACGATCCGCTTCACGCTCGAGTCGGGTGTCGACGGAGTGCTCCAACAGACCGCGGGCGCGTGGGGTGAGCCGACCGGGATCACGCGCGTCGCGGGGAGCGACGGCACGTTGTGGATCGACGACGGCGTCGTACGGCTCGCCGACCGCCTCGGCGAGCAGGTCGTGCCCGTCCCGCCCGACCTCGCGCTCCCTGCCGCGTCACCGAGCGACGACCCGCGCGAGCGCTTCACGCACCTCGAGCTCGGCCCCTACACACGGTTGTGCGAGGTGCTGCGGGCCGGGGTCGAGGGTCGCCCGCTCGAGGCCGCGGTCCCGGTGCCGACGTTCGCGGACGGCTTCGCGTGCATGCAGGTGCTCGACGCGGTGCGCCGGTCGGACGCGCGCGGCGGCGACCGCGTGCCCGTCAAGAGCGGCGTCTAG
- a CDS encoding 5-formyltetrahydrofolate cyclo-ligase, producing MPVRHDHDAGGPRELLDRKAGLRDDVWAALTDAKVARFPGAYNRIPNFVGAEAAAERLRELDVWRDARTVKANPDSPQWPVRQRALEDGKTLYMAVPRLAEDKPFFLLDPAHLADAPRTASSIKGAARSARAVDVEELDAVDLVVTGCVAVSEDGARLGKGGGFSDLELAVAAEAGLVDARTRIVTTVHDLQVVPAGVIPRAEHDFLLDVIVTPTRVVAARHRGRRRSPRVRWDELTDEKIAAIPLLQRLRGSAREPSARHR from the coding sequence ATGCCCGTCCGACACGACCACGACGCCGGCGGACCCCGGGAGCTGCTGGACCGCAAGGCGGGATTGCGTGACGACGTGTGGGCGGCGCTCACCGACGCCAAGGTCGCGAGGTTCCCGGGTGCGTACAACCGCATCCCCAACTTCGTCGGTGCGGAGGCCGCGGCGGAGCGCCTGCGCGAGCTCGACGTGTGGCGCGACGCGCGCACGGTCAAGGCGAATCCCGACTCGCCGCAGTGGCCCGTCCGCCAGCGCGCACTCGAGGACGGGAAGACGCTCTACATGGCCGTCCCGCGGCTCGCGGAGGACAAGCCGTTCTTCCTCCTCGACCCCGCGCACCTCGCCGACGCTCCGCGCACGGCGAGCTCCATCAAGGGCGCGGCGCGCTCGGCGCGCGCGGTCGACGTCGAGGAGCTCGACGCCGTCGACCTCGTCGTGACCGGTTGCGTCGCGGTGAGCGAGGACGGCGCGCGCCTCGGGAAGGGCGGCGGCTTCAGCGATCTCGAGCTCGCGGTCGCGGCCGAGGCCGGCCTCGTCGACGCGCGCACGAGGATCGTGACGACCGTGCACGACCTGCAGGTGGTGCCCGCCGGTGTGATCCCGCGCGCGGAGCACGACTTCCTGCTCGACGTGATCGTGACGCCGACGCGGGTCGTCGCGGCGCGGCACCGCGGCCGGCGCCGCAGTCCACGCGTCCGGTGGGACGAGCTGACCGACGAGAAGATCGCCGCGATCCCGCTGTTGCAGCGACTGCGCGGGTCGGCTCGGGAGCCGTCCGCACGCCACCGCTAG
- a CDS encoding cytochrome P450, with protein sequence MTDVHVPAQDDDYDPFEAFDRAQGAEVVSDPYSGFAELRARCPVHEGSAGDLMGVENAITLDMLDDGPTYTVFTYDGVEQVLRDHETFSSRGYEKSMGLVMGHTILEMDEPEHGRYRRLIQQAFTRREMERWEHEFVRPTVDACIDAFADRGRADLVKELTFGFPNQVIAQAMALPEADRPQFYRWAVEITNITAEPERGFAASVAVGEYIGRLVAERRDERGDDLISLLAHAELDGQRLTDEEIFAFCRLLLPAGSETTYRSSSNLLYGLLTNPDQLDALRRDRSLMPQAIEEGLRWEPPLTGIARTATRDATVDGVTIPAGASVAVCLGAANHDPAHYDEPERFDIFRTRTNHLAFASGPHMCLGMHLARMETAVMLERVLDRLPNLRLDPDADVAIMGLTFRAPRALPVLFG encoded by the coding sequence ATGACCGACGTGCACGTGCCGGCGCAGGACGACGACTACGACCCGTTCGAAGCCTTCGACCGCGCCCAGGGGGCCGAGGTCGTGAGCGATCCGTACTCCGGGTTCGCGGAGCTGCGCGCGCGGTGCCCGGTGCACGAGGGGAGCGCGGGCGACCTGATGGGCGTCGAGAACGCGATCACGCTGGACATGCTCGACGACGGCCCGACGTACACGGTGTTCACGTACGACGGCGTCGAGCAGGTCTTGCGTGACCACGAGACGTTCTCGTCGCGCGGCTACGAGAAGAGCATGGGTCTCGTCATGGGCCACACCATCCTCGAGATGGACGAGCCCGAGCACGGCCGCTACCGGCGGCTCATCCAGCAGGCGTTCACGCGCAGGGAGATGGAGCGCTGGGAGCACGAGTTCGTGCGACCGACCGTCGACGCGTGCATCGACGCGTTCGCCGATCGTGGGCGCGCCGATCTGGTGAAGGAGCTGACGTTCGGGTTCCCGAACCAGGTCATCGCGCAGGCGATGGCGCTGCCGGAGGCCGACCGGCCCCAGTTCTACCGGTGGGCCGTCGAGATCACGAACATCACCGCGGAGCCCGAGCGCGGGTTCGCGGCGTCGGTCGCGGTCGGCGAGTACATCGGTCGCCTCGTCGCCGAGCGGCGCGACGAGCGCGGGGACGACCTCATCTCGTTGCTCGCGCACGCGGAGCTCGACGGGCAGCGCCTGACCGACGAGGAGATCTTCGCGTTCTGCCGGTTGCTGCTCCCCGCGGGCTCCGAGACGACGTACCGCTCCTCCAGCAACCTGCTGTACGGGCTGCTGACGAACCCCGACCAGCTCGACGCGCTCCGGCGCGACCGCTCGTTGATGCCGCAGGCGATCGAGGAGGGGCTGCGGTGGGAGCCGCCGTTGACCGGGATCGCACGCACCGCGACGCGTGACGCGACCGTCGACGGCGTGACCATCCCGGCGGGCGCGTCCGTCGCGGTGTGCCTGGGTGCGGCGAACCACGACCCCGCGCACTACGACGAGCCCGAGCGCTTCGACATCTTCCGCACGCGCACCAACCACCTCGCGTTCGCCAGCGGTCCGCACATGTGCCTCGGGATGCACCTCGCGCGCATGGAGACCGCGGTCATGCTCGAGCGCGTCCTCGACCGTCTCCCGAACCTGCGCCTCGACCCCGACGCCGACGTCGCGATCATGGGCCTGACGTTCCGCGCGCCCCGCGCGCTCCCTGTCCTGTTCGGCTGA
- a CDS encoding VOC family protein, translating to MSTPAAFEDVAPVVPVLDLDAALERYRKMGFAVRAYGHGTGYGYAERDRVSIHVSEWDEHDPKRTASVVYLYVSDADAVREEWSTCGVAGRLGEVRDTDYGMREFAFVDPDGTLHRVGSRPSRG from the coding sequence ATGAGCACGCCCGCCGCGTTCGAAGACGTGGCCCCCGTCGTCCCCGTGCTCGACCTGGACGCCGCGCTCGAGCGGTACCGGAAGATGGGATTCGCCGTGCGCGCGTACGGCCACGGGACCGGGTACGGCTACGCCGAGCGCGACCGCGTGTCGATCCACGTCAGCGAATGGGACGAGCACGACCCGAAGCGGACGGCCTCGGTCGTCTACCTGTACGTGTCCGACGCGGACGCCGTCCGGGAGGAGTGGTCGACCTGCGGCGTCGCGGGTCGCCTCGGTGAGGTGCGGGACACCGACTACGGCATGCGCGAGTTCGCGTTCGTCGACCCGGACGGCACCCTGCACCGGGTCGGCTCGCGGCCGTCACGGGGCTGA
- a CDS encoding TIM barrel protein, which produces MRWRLGVVDVTFWPAPPQESARRARDLGFEHLDVLVDVDPSTLALPVACPTAFPKPRPGWCATPAPRAGDGMWERTVRWFRAAPGALLEPWAGSTVNSADAAREMMREVPGLRLLVDTGHVADWGGDPLELLEYADHVQLRQGRPGATQVHVDDPAGVVDFAAVLHRLDDLDYQGALSVEYFDLPDEGWPLDDPVGWAVALADHVRALPPT; this is translated from the coding sequence GTGCGCTGGCGGCTCGGCGTCGTCGACGTCACGTTCTGGCCGGCACCGCCTCAGGAGAGCGCGCGTCGCGCGCGGGACCTGGGATTCGAGCATCTCGACGTGCTCGTCGACGTCGACCCGTCGACGCTCGCGTTGCCCGTCGCGTGCCCGACCGCGTTCCCGAAGCCCCGGCCCGGATGGTGCGCGACCCCGGCGCCACGGGCGGGTGACGGGATGTGGGAGCGCACCGTGCGGTGGTTCCGAGCCGCGCCGGGTGCCCTGTTGGAGCCGTGGGCCGGCTCGACCGTGAACTCGGCCGACGCGGCGCGCGAGATGATGCGCGAGGTGCCGGGGCTCCGGCTGCTCGTCGACACCGGCCATGTCGCGGACTGGGGTGGTGACCCGCTCGAGCTGCTCGAGTACGCCGACCACGTCCAGCTGCGCCAGGGCCGACCAGGCGCGACGCAGGTCCACGTGGACGACCCGGCCGGCGTCGTCGACTTCGCCGCGGTGCTGCACCGGCTCGACGACCTCGACTACCAGGGCGCGCTCAGCGTCGAGTACTTCGACCTGCCGGACGAGGGCTGGCCCCTCGACGACCCGGTCGGCTGGGCCGTCGCGCTGGCCGACCACGTGCGCGCGCTTCCCCCCACCTGA
- a CDS encoding glycosyltransferase family 39 protein, with product MARPTPVAAPVRAEAPSVSRGATEPDARRSGSPTADRTAAVLRVVLLVVGIAFVAVYVAIAVARMRYPYELEWMEGGVLDHVRRVVHGHGVYSRPSLSFTPYLYTPLYYYVAAVPAKLFGVSFSSLRLVSFLASLGAFGCVGLLVHRETRDPFASVVAGCILAACFRRGGAWFDLARIDSLFLALTLAGLLLVRRARSRPAAVLAALVMAAAFFTKQEALLPAVAAVPFLWRARRTLAGWYAGVLAVAVGGVSVVFEAVSHGWFSFYVFQLPARHEIVGREWWAFWTEDLLAPLAVATLVGALGLWWASTHHDVDDDGVRVVWFWGPVTAALVLAAYTGRLHSGGYDNVLLPLFAALALTCGLGIHAARTRRLPGLRAWTATAVLLLLVAQLATLTYDPTKQIPSSRDRAEGAALVARLRALPGRVYLPGHGAYLELAGKPGVVQSAAFEDVLRAKLGSTSRDLGRALHDAIAHQRYDWVVVDSAETFSYLPQGFRRAYVRVGYVGDRHHPLLPLTGTPTGPLTVWVPRPAA from the coding sequence ATGGCGCGCCCGACGCCCGTCGCGGCCCCGGTGCGCGCCGAGGCGCCGAGCGTCAGCCGTGGCGCGACCGAACCGGACGCCCGCCGGTCGGGGTCGCCCACCGCGGACCGAACGGCGGCCGTGTTGCGTGTCGTGCTCCTCGTCGTCGGGATCGCGTTCGTCGCCGTGTACGTCGCGATCGCCGTCGCGCGGATGCGCTACCCGTACGAGCTGGAGTGGATGGAGGGCGGCGTCCTCGACCACGTGCGGCGCGTCGTCCACGGTCACGGCGTGTACTCGCGGCCGTCGCTGTCGTTCACGCCGTACCTCTACACGCCGCTCTACTACTACGTCGCCGCGGTGCCGGCGAAGCTGTTCGGCGTCTCGTTCTCCTCGCTGCGACTGGTGTCGTTTCTCGCGTCGTTGGGCGCGTTCGGCTGCGTCGGTCTCCTCGTCCACCGCGAGACGCGCGACCCGTTCGCGTCGGTCGTCGCGGGCTGCATCCTCGCCGCGTGCTTCCGGCGCGGCGGGGCGTGGTTCGACCTCGCCCGCATCGACTCGCTCTTCCTCGCGCTCACGCTCGCCGGGCTGCTGCTGGTCCGACGGGCGCGCAGCCGCCCGGCCGCGGTGCTCGCCGCGCTCGTCATGGCCGCGGCGTTCTTCACCAAGCAGGAGGCGCTGCTGCCCGCGGTCGCGGCCGTGCCGTTCCTGTGGCGCGCACGGCGCACGCTCGCGGGCTGGTACGCGGGTGTGCTCGCGGTCGCGGTGGGCGGCGTGTCGGTCGTGTTCGAGGCGGTCTCGCACGGCTGGTTCTCGTTCTACGTGTTCCAGCTCCCTGCCCGTCACGAGATCGTGGGGCGCGAGTGGTGGGCCTTCTGGACGGAGGACCTGCTCGCTCCGCTCGCGGTCGCGACGCTCGTCGGCGCGCTCGGCCTGTGGTGGGCGTCGACGCACCACGACGTCGACGACGACGGCGTGCGCGTCGTGTGGTTCTGGGGCCCGGTCACCGCCGCCCTCGTGCTCGCTGCGTACACGGGCCGGTTGCACAGCGGTGGTTACGACAACGTGCTGCTGCCGTTGTTCGCGGCGCTGGCGCTGACGTGCGGGCTCGGGATCCACGCGGCGCGGACGCGCAGGCTCCCGGGGTTGCGCGCGTGGACCGCGACGGCGGTGCTCCTGCTCCTCGTCGCGCAGCTCGCGACGCTGACGTACGACCCGACCAAGCAGATCCCGTCGTCACGCGACCGCGCCGAAGGTGCCGCGCTCGTCGCACGACTGCGCGCGCTGCCGGGACGCGTGTACCTGCCCGGTCACGGCGCGTACCTCGAGCTCGCCGGCAAGCCGGGCGTGGTGCAGTCGGCCGCGTTCGAGGACGTGTTGCGCGCGAAGCTCGGCTCGACGAGCCGTGACCTCGGCCGCGCGCTCCACGACGCGATCGCGCATCAGCGCTACGACTGGGTCGTCGTCGACTCCGCGGAGACGTTCTCGTACCTGCCCCAGGGCTTCCGGCGCGCGTACGTCCGCGTCGGCTACGTCGGCGACCGCCACCACCCGCTCCTCCCGCTCACCGGGACGCCCACCGGACCGTTGACGGTCTGGGTACCGCGTCCCGCGGCGTAG